caagaaaaatgcttcttaatttcaaagaaaacttcattttattttgctactaTAAGCTACTTTATATTGTGTACTTGTTATAATTacatgcagaaaaggaaactggAAGTTACatttagaaaagtaaaattcaaattccatttatctctctttttttttttttttttttttacctttattttcccTCTCAGGTGGAAAGACATGACATGAATACCCTGAGTTTACCACTTAACATTCGCCGTGGAGGCTCTGACACCAACCTGAACTTTGATGTACCAGATGGGGTCCTAGAGTTTCACAAAGTCAAACTCAGTGCAGATAGcttgaaacagaaaatcctCAAGGTTACAGAACAAATCAAAGTTGAACAAACAGCTCGAGATGGAAACGTGGCTGAGTATTTGAAACTGGTAAACAGTGCAGACAAGCAACAGGCTGGGCGCATTAAACAAGTCTTTGAGAAAAAGAACCAGAAATCTGCCCACTCCATTgcccagctgcagaagaaattgGAACAGTATCACAAAAAGCTCAAGGATATTGAACAAAATGGATCTTCCAAAACTACTAAGGATACTTCCAAAGATAATTTGAAAGATAGTCAGCATGGAAAGTCCCGTACCTCTGGGCATGGAACAGAGAGCGGCAAGTCGGGTGTGCCGGGTGTATCTTTGACACCAcctgtctttgttttcagcaaGTCTAGAGAGTTTGCAAACCTGATCCGAAACAAATTTGGTAGTGCAGACAACATTGCTCATCTCAAAAATACCTTGGATGAATTTCGGCCAGAAACGAGTTCTAGAACATATGGGGGCAGTGCCACCATTGTTGCCAAACCAAAATATGTTAGTGATGATGAATGCTCAAGTGGAACCTCTGGCTCAGCAGATAGTAATGGAAATACTCCCTTTGGTCCTGCTGTGGCAAGTACCCTGGACAGCCAAGGAAAGCTTTCCATGATTTTGGAGGAACTAAGGGAAATCAAGGAGACACAGTCCCAATTAGCTGATGATattgagaatttaaaaacacaatttaaaagaGACTATGGCTTTATTTCTCAGATGTTACAAGAGGAAAGatataggtattttttttcaactgttctcttgaaattacttttgaatGGGTATAGAAGCTATTTGGAAAGTGGAAATGTGggtgtgtgcttgtgtgtgtgatatttcagaagcaggaggaaaaaatagttcCAATCAATATCTCTTACCAAGATGTTCCACTCCTTCcaataactgaaaatatatgtagAACATTAATATTTCCTATCAAATAATGTGGTAGTTCTTTGCCTTCTGTCGAAGGCTTGTCAGAAAATTCTCTCATTTGACATAGTGTATTATGTGAATACTGCGTATAGGAGATGCCAATTGTTTTGTAACTGGTGGAAGGATTCTGGTTTATTGTGACTTGAAAATGCTAATCAGTCTACGGTGTAGCAGAGCTGATTTACAGCTGATAAGTATACCCTTTAGTCCCAAATACCTTGTCCAAATACTTCTCAGACACATTGCTATCTTGTAGATGCGATGTCACTTTGTACCCTGATGTAACACGCGGCTGTGAAATGTAGTTTTAAGTGCTGTAGCGCAACTTCCTCTTGCATTTGGTACTTGGCAATTAATTCCTTTATCATCCACTGTGGGAAGTGAGATATGTTCTACAGAGGGCTTGCACCTGCTGTACCTATATCCCATTTGTCATATTGCTTGTTAAAGTAAGTGTTGATTCTTGAAGTCTTTACTACACTAATGGGCAAAAACTCAGTAGGAAATGCaatatttaatgtttccttttgtacAGTTCTTGAAATACAAGGGAAGGCTGGATATCAGGTGGGAATGCGGGGGAGGAAAGAACAGAGCAAATGGCCTACTGAACTCAGGACTTGGTTTtaggagaaggcagagcagcCTCTTCTGACAGCTCACTGCCATTAAGATCTTAAGTCTCCTGCCACCATTTCCACAGCTAGACAATTTTGCCTCCATCATTTTTGTGCCAACCGCAGTGTTTGCCTGTTTGTGTGTTAAATCAAGTTACaacatcaccaaaaaaaattttctaGTTTCCTGAAGGTTTAGTTGAACTGGTTTTCCAGGCAGAGGCGTGCCAAAACAGGCTGTGCATGAATGGCAGGACCTTGCAGTTGTGTTTGAGAGGGGATCCAGggaacatatttttcctttcactagTGGCGAGCTGTTAACTGGCTCAGGCTTACATATGAAACCATATCTTCTTGTCTAAATGAAGagtgagaaatggaaaaatgtaagTTGGATACCCTTAGGCACTGTTTATGGTTCATATAATTTGCCAATGATgtacaaatatttgctttttaacacCCACTGCCAGCAAGAAACACTCAGAAAAGGCTTTCAGTTTGCTGAATAAATGCTTATGGAGAGTTTCCAAAGTTTTTACTGATTTCTCTATGTGCTCTGTAATGCTAGTCAGATGAATCCATAGCACACtgaaaaattgccttttaaaatgtgtaattgTTTTCATGATTTAGCATTACTTGAATAGAAGGCACTAAATTTAGACCTTTTTTCCTAATAAGATACGAAAGATTGGAAGACCAGTTAAATGATCTCACTGATCTTCATCAACATGAGACAGCAAACTTGAAACAAGAGCTAGCCAGCATAGAGGAGAAAGTGGCGTATCAGGCATATGAGCGATCACGTGATGttcaggtactttttttttttccccttatcaTCACCTTCTGGCATTTTGTAGAAATCTTGTGGTGAAAAACACTTGCATCTTTCTACATCTTTGTATATAAGGAAACTGGGGAATTATTTAAGCCCatgttttgtctgttttaacGTGAAAACCCAGCATGTTTAAATTGGTGACGGTCTCCTTTTGTTTCAATGGATTCAGAATTTTATCTGCTGGAACTGATGATACATCCTAGGCAGACTCGTGGGTGAAGAATGGCctggtttaattttttgcaccagaggaggagggaattGAGTCTCCTTGTATTGtgtaaaatgctgcttttgacaATGTCATAACACAAACCTCTTGCTCAGACTTTCTCTGATATATAGTCATATCACTGGCAAGGTTTAT
This portion of the Aquila chrysaetos chrysaetos chromosome 26, bAquChr1.4, whole genome shotgun sequence genome encodes:
- the TMCC3 gene encoding transmembrane and coiled-coil domain protein 3 isoform X2, with protein sequence MLRKVERHDMNTLSLPLNIRRGGSDTNLNFDVPDGVLEFHKVKLSADSLKQKILKVTEQIKVEQTARDGNVAEYLKLVNSADKQQAGRIKQVFEKKNQKSAHSIAQLQKKLEQYHKKLKDIEQNGSSKTTKDTSKDNLKDSQHGKSRTSGHGTESGKSGVPGVSLTPPVFVFSKSREFANLIRNKFGSADNIAHLKNTLDEFRPETSSRTYGGSATIVAKPKYVSDDECSSGTSGSADSNGNTPFGPAVASTLDSQGKLSMILEELREIKETQSQLADDIENLKTQFKRDYGFISQMLQEERYRYERLEDQLNDLTDLHQHETANLKQELASIEEKVAYQAYERSRDVQEALESCQTRVSKLELHQQEQQAQQSETVNAKVLLGKCINVILAFMTVILVCVSTIAKFIAPMMKSRFHIICTFFAVTLLAIFCKNWDHIICAIERMIIPR
- the TMCC3 gene encoding transmembrane and coiled-coil domain protein 3 isoform X1, with product MPGSDTALAVDRTYSDPERHRRRKMRVERHDMNTLSLPLNIRRGGSDTNLNFDVPDGVLEFHKVKLSADSLKQKILKVTEQIKVEQTARDGNVAEYLKLVNSADKQQAGRIKQVFEKKNQKSAHSIAQLQKKLEQYHKKLKDIEQNGSSKTTKDTSKDNLKDSQHGKSRTSGHGTESGKSGVPGVSLTPPVFVFSKSREFANLIRNKFGSADNIAHLKNTLDEFRPETSSRTYGGSATIVAKPKYVSDDECSSGTSGSADSNGNTPFGPAVASTLDSQGKLSMILEELREIKETQSQLADDIENLKTQFKRDYGFISQMLQEERYRYERLEDQLNDLTDLHQHETANLKQELASIEEKVAYQAYERSRDVQEALESCQTRVSKLELHQQEQQAQQSETVNAKVLLGKCINVILAFMTVILVCVSTIAKFIAPMMKSRFHIICTFFAVTLLAIFCKNWDHIICAIERMIIPR
- the TMCC3 gene encoding transmembrane and coiled-coil domain protein 3 isoform X3, with translation MNTLSLPLNIRRGGSDTNLNFDVPDGVLEFHKVKLSADSLKQKILKVTEQIKVEQTARDGNVAEYLKLVNSADKQQAGRIKQVFEKKNQKSAHSIAQLQKKLEQYHKKLKDIEQNGSSKTTKDTSKDNLKDSQHGKSRTSGHGTESGKSGVPGVSLTPPVFVFSKSREFANLIRNKFGSADNIAHLKNTLDEFRPETSSRTYGGSATIVAKPKYVSDDECSSGTSGSADSNGNTPFGPAVASTLDSQGKLSMILEELREIKETQSQLADDIENLKTQFKRDYGFISQMLQEERYRYERLEDQLNDLTDLHQHETANLKQELASIEEKVAYQAYERSRDVQEALESCQTRVSKLELHQQEQQAQQSETVNAKVLLGKCINVILAFMTVILVCVSTIAKFIAPMMKSRFHIICTFFAVTLLAIFCKNWDHIICAIERMIIPR